The proteins below come from a single Salvelinus fontinalis isolate EN_2023a chromosome 1, ASM2944872v1, whole genome shotgun sequence genomic window:
- the LOC129819610 gene encoding alpha-N-acetylgalactosamine-specific lectin-like, giving the protein MGVVTVSVLACLLLTLLGTGALPHSPHYNCPSGYTGPDSAIPHCYRMVNKQMGWQQALDYCKRDMGTLAAVHSVEEYQLLLSMVKQTQSISAYAWVGLNDLDQEGNYVWTDGSSVNWFWSESAKAQQWGEEDCVALNSYAGVEGFDDIKCDSSCTFVCMRMATSGVA; this is encoded by the exons ATGGGAGTTGTAACTGTGTCTGTTCTTGCCTGTCTCCTCCTCACCCTTCTGGGAACTGGAGCTCTCCCCCACAGTCCTCATT ATAATTGTCCAAGTGGATATACTGGACCAGACAGTGCAATACCCCATTGCTACAGAATGGTTAATAAACAAATGGGATGGCAGCAAGCACTG GATTACTGCAAGAGAGATATGGGTACCCTAGCTGCTGTCCACAGCGTTGAAGAATACCAGCTTCTCCTGTCCATGGTGAAGCAGACCCAGAGTATCTCTGCTTATGCCTGGGTAGGACTGAATGATCTGGATCAG GAAGGGAATTATGTGTGGACTGATGGGTCATCCGTGAATTGGTTCTGGTCTGAAAGTGCCAAGGCTCAGCAGTGGGGAGAAGAAGACTGTGTGGCACTGAACTCTTATGCAG GGGTCGAGGGCTTCGATGATATCAAATGTGACAGCAGCTGTACCTTTGTCTGCATGAGAATGGCTACGAGTGGAGTAGCCTAA